NNNNNNNNNNNNNNNNNNNNNNNNNNNNNNNNNNNNNNNNNNNNNNNNNNNNNNNNNNNNNNNNNNNNNNNNNNNNNNNNNNNNNNNNNNNNNNNNNNNNNNNNNNNNNNNNNNNNNNNNNNNNNNNNNNNNNNNNNNNNNNNNNNNNNNNNNNNNNNNNNNNNNNNNNNNNNNNNNNNNNNNNNNNNNNNNNNNNNNNNNNNNNNNNNNNNNNNNNNNNNNNNNNNNNNNNNNNNNNNNNNNNNNNNNNNNNNNNNNNNNNNNNNNNNNNNNNNNNNNNNNNNNNNNNNNNNNNNNNNNNNNNNNNNNNNNNNNNNNNNNNNNNNNNNNNNNNNNNNNNNNNNNNNNNNNNNNNNNNNNNNNNNNNNNNNNNNNNNNNNNNNNNNNNNNNNNNNNNNNNNNNNNNNNNNNNNNNNNNNNNNNNNNNNNNNNNNNNNNNNNNNNNNNNNNNNNNNNNNNNNNNNNNNNNNNNNNNNNNNNNNNNNNNNNNNNNNNNNNNNNNNNNNNNNNNNNNNNNNNNNNNNNNNNNNNNNNNNNNNNNNNNNNNNNNNNNNNNNNNNNNNNNNNNNNNNNNNNNNNNNNNNNNNNNNNNNNNNNNNNNNNNNNNNNNNNNNNNNNNNNNNNNNNNNNNNNNNNNNNNNNNNNNNNNNNNNNNNNNNNNNNNNNNNNNNNNNNNNNNNNNNNNNNNNNNNNNNNNNNNNNNNNNNNNNNNNNNNNNNNNNNNNNNNNNNNNNNNNNNNNNNNNNNNNNNNNNNNNNNNNNNNNNNNNNNNNNNNNNNNNNNNNNNNNNNNNNNNNNNNNNNNNNNNNNNNNNNNNNNNNNNNNNNNNNNNNNNNNNNNNNNNNNNNNNNNNNNNNNNNNNNNNNNNNNNNNNNNNNNNNNNNNNNNNNNNNNNNNNNNNNNNNNNNNNNNNNNNNNNNNNNNNNNNNNNNNNNNNNNNNNNNNNNNNNNNNNNNNNNNNNNNNNNNNNNNNNNNNNNNNNNNNNNNNNNNNNNNNNNNNNNNNNNNNNNNNNNNNNNNNNNNNNNNNNNNNNNNNNNNNNNNNNNNNNNNNNNNNNNNNNNNNNNNNNNNNNNNNNNNNNNNNNNNNNNNNNNNNNNNNNNNNNNNNNNNNNNNNNNNNNNNNNNNNNNNNNNNNNNNNNNNNNNNNNNNNNNNNNNNNNNNNNNNNNNNNNNNNNNNNNNNNNNNNNNNNNNNNNNNNNNNNNNNNNNNNNNNNNNNNNNNNNNNNNNNNNNNNNNNNNNNNNNNNNNNNNNNNNNNNNNNNNNNNNNNNNNNNNNNNNNNNNNNNNNNNNNNNNNNNNNNNNNNNNNNNNNNNNNNNNNNNNNNNNNNNNNNNNNNNNNNNNNNNNNNNNNNNNNNNNNNNNNNNNNNNNNNNNNNNNNNNNNNNNNNNNNNNNNNNNNNNNNNNNNNNNNNNNNNNNNNNNNNNNNNNNNNNNNNNNNNNNNNNNNNNNNNNNNNNNNNNNNNNNNNNNNNNNNNNNNNNNNNNNNNNNNNNNNNNNNNNNNNNNNNNNNNNNNNNNNNNNNNNNNNNNNNNNNNNNNNNNNNNNNNNNNNNNNNNNNNNNNNNNNNNNNNNNNNNNNNNNNNNNNNNNNNNNNNNNNNNNNNNNNNNNNNNNNNNNNNNNNNNNNNNNNNNNNNNNNNNNNNNNNNNNNNNNNNNNNNNNNNNNNNNNNNNNNNNNNNNNNNNNNNNNNNNNNNNNNNNNNNNNNNNNNNNNNNNNNNNNNNNNNNNNNNNNNNNNNNNNNNNNNNNNNNNNNNNNNNNNNNNNNNNNNNNNNNNNNNNNNNNNNNNNNNNNNNNNNNNNNNNNNNNNNNNNNNNNNNNNNNNNNNNNNNNNNNNNNNNNNNNNNNNNNNNNNNNNNNNNNNNNNNNNNNNNNNNNNNNNNNNNNNNNNNNNNNNNNNNNNNNNNNNNNNNNNNNNNNNNNNNNNNNNNNNNNNNNNNNNNNNNNNNNNNNNNNNNNNNNNNNNNNNNNNNNNNNNNNNNNNNNNNNNNNNNNNNNNNNNNNNNNNNNNNNNNNNNNNNNNNNNNNNNNNNNNNNNNNNNNNNNNNNNNNNNNNNNNNNNNNNNNNNNNNNNNNNNNNNNNNNNNNNNNNNNNNNNNNNNNNNNNNNNNNNNNNNNNNNNNNNNNNNNNNNNNNNNNNNNNNNNNNNNNNNNNNNNNNNNNNNNNNNNNNNNNNNNNNNNNNNNNNNNNNNNNNNNNNNNNNNNNNNNNNNNNNNNNNNNNNNNNNNNNNNNNNNNNNNNNNNNNNNNNNNNNNNNNNNNNNNNNNNNNNNNNNNNNNNNNNNNNNNNNNNNNNNNNNNNNNNNNNNNNNNNNNNNNNNNNNNNNNNNNNNNNNNNNNNNNNNNNNNNNNNNNNNNNNNNNNNNNNNNNNNNNNNNNNNNNNNNNNNNNNNNNNNNNNNNNNNNNNNNNNNNNNNNNNNNNNNNNNNNNNNNNNNNNNNNNNNNNNNNNNNNNNNNNNNNNNNNNNNNNNNNNNNNNNNNNNNNNNNNNNNNNNNNNNNNNNNNNNNNNNNNNNNNNNNNNNNNNNNNNNNNNNNNNNNNNaaaaaaaaattaatataaagataaaatttaacatctaTATTGGTTGccttaaataaaatgtttttgattttttaatctgtattttaaatctattttatgggctgccatttttacatctttacatgtttatatacatgtatacgcattaaaaaaattattatgttaagttaaaaaaaattatgaagataaaaacttctttgtaacaaaataaatgaacattttgcatcttcagtaaaaaatttccgaACAAGTCAAtgatgtaaataatattttggcTTATATTGATTACCTTAACGTTAAAACTCCAGTACAAtgctaaaagataaaaaaaacaaattttatttggtatcattttttaaatattttctctaattatatttttttaaacctttatTAAAGTGAATAtggtaataaatttttttctatatataaaaaattctaacgattaatttaaattcatcTCTAACTAATTTGAAGGAAATTTACTAGGcgcttattaatatattttattttcccaccaTAACATGCTTATTAGTATACGAATTTGCGATAATCTATAATGAATgtctgtacataattttgttttcacaattttttattcaaatttgctaagcataaaaaaaatttcttccattccttaaatgcgcttaaaaaatgtgtgacAATGTTTGTCTAAAAGCAGGGCTCAGCGAATccatattcatgtaatacCAATTTGATCATACCGTAAATATGAgaataaatgtttaaattatagataatGCCAGgggaatatttatgtagtcaaaTACTACATTCAGGTAGCAGTTCACAAACAAATTGCAATATATCTGGTGAACGGTATATAAATAGcattcataatttgctatgaTAGTATTATACGTTAAGCcgtgtataaatatgcatataatttaGAAAGAATACCgtgtaagaaatatgaatggatAAGTGTGTTAACGTTCATATTTCGTCTTCATAAGTGTAAATGCTAACAACataattttaactttttgtatgcatcactAGGATGACTATTACAATTAGATTAGCATCtcaatttctgttttgtattaACCGAACGGGAGGATTAATACCGGTTAAGGATATATATAAGGATTAACCGAAGAATTATTCCTTAATactaaaattttcaaaattttgttttgcataaatatatgcttaaaatatgaaagaatttcatgtgaattaaaatttattatttgatATTAATTCTATATTAGAATGGatatgtaaattatagtAAACATGCTACgtttttcataattctgtTTATATCTTACTTCAGATGCGTTTTCTCAAGTGCATAGAAACAGGGAAACTGTCGAAACTtctgaaaatagaaaaagtttttatttgttttatccttCATGCTGGTTGcatataaggttaatagaCCACTCAGGTGAAAATAAAgatggggataaaaaaatttttcatttatcgcATTTAATAGTAGTtgtatcacatttttatctttcgtataatataattttttattattcataacgcttgttttatctttattaggtaatacgtgcaatataaaaattgttgaaaTACGTGCATCTAGAACAAACTccttttcaataaatattacatCGTACAAAATTAGTATATAATGCTTAtagcatataaaaataataagagAATTTATTATGAAATGTGAATAAGTTAACaactataattatttttgtaatgatACATTAAAAGGTGAATCATTCTGAATTAGACCgtggtatatatattagtgcattcaattttattaatatataattaatgacAAATTAGTGAATGCATGCTTAATAagtgttataatatatgtttattcacatatatataaaggacgaaaaataatttatattacaatCATATCCTTATggattaatataattaattttttttgtatgattattattattttagtGCACggaatatatatacctatcAATATTGGGAATATCCGGAAATGATGAATTAACAGACGATTAGAAtatccatatatatatatatatataaatttgaactatatttttttgtgtcataATTCTAactttatgtatatatagtatATTTTTANNNNNNNNNNNNNNNNNNNNNNNNNNNNNNNNNNNNNNNNNNNNNNNNNNNNNNNNNNNNNNNNNNNNNNNNNNNNNNNNNNNNNNNNNNNNNNNNNNNNNNNNNNNNNNNNNNNNNNNNNNNNNNNNNNNNNNNNNNNNNNNNNNNNNNNNNNNNNNNNNNNNNNNNNNNNNNNNNNNNNNNNNNNNNNNNNNNNNNNNNNNNNNNNNNNNNNNNNNNNNNNNNNNNNNNNNNNNNNNNNNNNNNNNNNNNNNNNNNNNNNNNNNNNNNNNNNNNNNNNAtgctttcattttattaatgcAGTTCACTCAGTTGTTATCTTTGAAACGGTaaatggaattatttttttttatgcaactATTTTTACTTGtgtttttgttattattatataataatattttagtaatattatatatttatgaatgtTTTGTcgtaatattaaataatatttttactgttttatttttatttatttccacAATAAGTCTTCATTACGTATGATAGCTTATATGAAGATTCCTGTTcccattattttgatgagatatattagttttgcttttgaaattttgtatttctggATTTAATCTTTCCTTCATGTTTTGTCTCCTactttttttagaatttatGCATGAGCACAATGTAGTAAACTAATagcaagggaaaaaattatatattaataatgcagtaattgtaatataataatttttatttgcatgtgcataattaaaattttatcataatatttatattttcaataagtTAAATTTCTAacattatacaaaataaataaaaggaaataaatgaataatataataatagacggAATTGTAACAAGAACGATGATGCTATCTCCTTTTGTGGATGGTAAgtatatgtctacatttttatattcagatccattttgcatatgttcattatatgtatttctaaAATATTCTAATGTGTCAAAGTAATTCCCGTGAGTGCCAccttcatatttctttatgtacGCTTAATAAGAATTTGAATATTTCCGAGCACattttcattcctttttttttttttaatcacttGATGCATTAGATGCATCAAATCCttgtattatataattatttcatcaagctttatatatatttcatatttaatgTACTCTTTATGCTTGTTACATATTACGAAATAGAAACTTTTCTCattacacaattttttgaagttcaACGTAGAGTGATAAGATAGTGTAAccataaagtaaattattaattacatgGTCGTATAAGAAGTAGATTAAgtatttacaatattttgatatatcaagagatttagagtttacttttacataatttaaatggtTCATAACCTTTGAACACGCCTTCCTAAAACCTTATTGTCGACCCTACTATATATCAGAATcaaattgaaaacaaatgtagtctttgcatatttcattaatagaattttcatctctagtattattataatatatgtctttatatttagaatatgaaattaaaaaattatactatggaaggaaaaaatagtaaaaaaaaaaaaccataaatgtgtttaatatatttaacacttatatttatacattgttaaaaatataaaatattttgatataTGTTATCACAAATAAGAgagtaaaatgaaatatttcttGCTCGATGtcaatttaatattatattataaaattaagagaaataattaaattttatttatataaattaatattaaatatatgggTCTCTAAcacaataatgtatatttctatagactatttgaataaaaaatgtaattaccCCCaattaatcctttttttttccagtttatttatattttgtaaagcaTAAATGTTTCTTCCATctatcataaaataaatcttAATTAAGATgacaattaaataaatatatgaaaaaaatgattaaatttaatagtaaaatatattataatacattttttatcagaattaatttttttaataatggtTTTCTTATATATTCTATTACAGACaacaaacaaattaattttaatatacctATTTTtagtacacatatatatacatatcatattaattttttagaatgCTATATATAACAgcaaattcatttttatatttttataatttcattgTAAATAATGAATGAGACGATTCTATTAaggaatttttcttattgTCCATATTATTCTGTTTAAttcatattaattattatactaataaatatatatgttatggATTTATGATTTCCTTTTAAATATGCTcgaaagaaaattttaaataaaagaatcataatcattaatataaataaaatataatgatttaacatatatatttattcctttaATGAGCATTTTAATCTAGTAAggaaattattataattatatagaatttttttaataaaagcttcgaattttatatttacaatacgggatccacatttttttataagcatCAAAACAAAtaacattataatataactaaaaaacataaaatgatTAAATGTTACAAATTANNNNNNNNNNNNNNNNNNNNNNNNNNNNNNNNNNNNNNNNNNNNNNNNNNNNNNNNNNNNNNNNNNNNNNNNNNNNNNNNNNNNNNNNNNNNNNNNNNNNNNNNNNNNNNNNNNNNNNNNNNNNNNNNNNNNNNNNNNNNNNNNNNNNNNNNNNNNNNNNNNNNNNNNNNNNNNNNNNNNNNNNNNNNNNNNNNNNNNNNNNNNNNNNNNNNNNNNNNNNNNNNNNNNNNNNNNNNNNNNNNNNNNNNNNNNNNNNNNNNNNNNNNNNNNNNNNNNNNNNNNNNNNNNNNNNNNNNNNNNNNNNNNNNNNNNNNNNNNNNNNNNNNNNNNNNNNNNNNNNNNNNNNNNNNNNNNNNNNNNNNNNNNNNNNNNNNNNNNNNNNNNNNNNNNNNNNNNNNNNNNNNNNNNNNNNNNNNNNNNNNNNNNNNNNNNNNNNNNNNNNNNNNNNNNNNNNNNNNNNNNNNNNNNNNNNNNNNNNNNNNNNNNNNNNNNNNNNNNNNNNNNNNNNNNNNNNNNNNNNNNNNNNNNNNNNNNNNNNNNNNNNNNNNNNNNNNNNNNNNNNNNNNNNNNNNNNNNNNNNNNNNNNNNNNNNNNNNNNNNNNNNNNNNNNNNNNNNNNNNNNNNNNNNNNNNNNNNNNNNNNNNNNNNNNNNNNNNNNNNNNNNNNNNNNNNNNNNNNNNNNNNNNNNNNNNNNNNNNNNNNNNNNNNNNNNNNNNNNNNNNNNNNNNNNNNNNNNNNNNNNNNNNNNNNNNNNNNNNNNNNNNNNNNNNNNNNNNNNNNNNNNNNNNNNNNNNNNNNNNNNNNNNNNNNNNNNNNNNNNNNNNNNNNNNNNNNNNNNNNNNNNNNNNNNNNNNNNNNNNNNNNNNNNNNNNNNNNNNNNNNNNNNNNNNNNNNNNNNNNNNNNNNNNNNNNNNNNNNNNNNNNNNNNNNNNNNNNNNNNNNNNNNNNNNNNNNNNNNNNNNNNNNNNNNNNNNNNNNNNNNNNNNNNNNNNNNNNNNNNNNNNNNNNNNNNNNNNNNNNNNNNNNNNNNNNNNNNNNNNNNNNNNNNNNNNNNNNNNNNNNNNNNNNNNNNNNNNNNNNNNNNNNNNNNNNNNNNNNNNNNNNNNNNNNNNNNNNNNNNNNNNNNNNNNNNNNNNNNNNNNNNNNNNNNNNNNNNNNNNNNNNNNNNNNNNNNNNNNNNNNNNNNNNNNNNNNNNNNNNNNNNNNNNNNNNNNNNNNNNNNNNNNNNNNNNNNNNNNNNNNNNNNNNNNNNNNNNNNNNNNNNNNNNNNNNNNNNNNNNNNNNNNNNNNNNNNNNNNNNNNNNNNNNNNNNNNNNNNNNNNNNNNNNNNNNNNNNNNNNNNNNNNNNNNNNNNNNNNNNNNNNNNNNNNNNNNNNNNNNNNNNNNNNNNNNNNNNNNNNNNNNNNNNNNNNNNNNNNNNNNNNNNNNNNNNNNNNNNNNNNNNNNNNNNNNNNNNNNNNNNNNNNNNNNNNNNNNNNNNNNNNNNNNNNNNNNNNNNNNNNNNNNNNNNNNNNNNNNNNNNNNNNNNNNNNNNNNNNNNNNNNNNNNNNNNNNNNNNNNNNNNNNNNNNNNNNNNNNNNNNNNNNNNNNNNNNNNNNNNNNNNNNNNNNNNNNNNNNNNNNNNNNNNNNNNNNNNNNNNNNNNNNNNNNNNNNNNNNNNNNNNNNNNNNNNNNNNNNNNNNNNNNNNNNNNNNNNNNNNNNNNNNNNNNNNNNNNNNNNNNNNNNNNNNNNNNNNNNNNNNNNNNNNNNNNNNNNNNNNNNNNNNNNNNNNNNNNNNNNNNNNNNNNNNNNNNNNNNNNNNNNNNNNNNNNNNNNNNNNNNNNNNNNNNNNNNNNNNNNNNNNNNNNNNNNNNNNNNNNNNNNNNNNNNNNNNNNNNNNNNNNNNNNNNNNNNNNNNNNNNNNNNNNNNNNNNNNNNNNNNNNNNNNNNNNNNNNNNNNNNNNNNNNNNNNNNNNNNNNNNNNNNNNNNNNNNNNNNNNNNNNNNNNNNNNNNNNNNNNNNNNNNNNNNNNNNNNNNNNNNNNNNNNNNNNNNNNNNNNNNNNNNNNNNNNNNNNNNNNNNNNNNNNNNNNNNNNNNNNNNNNNNNNNNNNNNNNNNNNNNNNNNNNNNNNNNNNNNNNNNNNNNNNNNNNNNNNNNNNNNNNNNNNNNNNNNNNNNNNNNNNNNNNNNNNNNNNNNNNNNNNNNNNNNNNNNNNNNNNNNNNNNNNNNNNNNNNNNNNNNNNNNNNNNNNNNNNNNNNNNNNNNNNNNNNNNNNNNNNNNNNNNNNNNNNNNNNNNNNNNNNNNNNNNNNNNNNNNNNNNNNNNNNNNNNNNNNNNNNNNNNNNNNNNNNNNNNNNNNNNNNNNNNNNNNNNNNNNNNNNNNNNNNNNNNNNNNNNNNNNNNNNNNNNNNNNNNNNNNNNNNNNNNNNNNNNNNNNNNNNNNNNNNNNNNNNNNNNNNNNNNNNNNNNNNNNNNNNNNNNNNNNNNNNNN
This sequence is a window from Plasmodium cynomolgi strain B DNA, chromosome 3, whole genome shotgun sequence. Protein-coding genes within it:
- a CDS encoding VIR-like CYIR protein (putative), producing MNHLNYVKVNSKSLDISKYCKYLIYFLYDHVINNLLYGYTILSLYVELQKIV